From the genome of Vicia villosa cultivar HV-30 ecotype Madison, WI linkage group LG2, Vvil1.0, whole genome shotgun sequence, one region includes:
- the LOC131653127 gene encoding probable prolyl 4-hydroxylase 12 isoform X2, with protein sequence MSSLSLLLTLSLLLTTSFSHSRKELRDKDENVFHRNSVYYSNRIDPSRVVQISWQPRLFLYKGFLSHNECDYLMSLAYSVKDKSSPYVAHSHEDDIVKRIEERLSVWTFLPKENSKPLQIMQYGLGKDSQNMDYFTNKTDLELTGPLMATIVLYLSDSTQGGQIIFPESVIKSSSWSNCRNTSDILQPVKGNAVLFFSRNLNTSPDRTSFHARCPVLKGDMWSAVKFFYAKSVNGEEISTTPDGDECTDEDDNCPAWAATGECQGNPVFMIGSPDYYGTCRKSCNACSD encoded by the exons ATGTCCTCACTTTCCCTTCTTCTCACCCTCTCGCTTCTTCTAACCACCTCTTTCTCGCATAG CAGGAAAGAACTACGGGACAAAGATGAAAATGTGTTCCACCGAAATTCTGTTTATTATTCCAACAGAATTGATCCCTCACGTGTTGTCCAAATCTCCTGGCAACCAAG GCTATTTCTTTACAAAGGCTTTCTCTCACATAACGAGTGTGACTACCTTATGTCTCTG GCTTATTCTGTAAAAGATAAATCATCACCATATGTTGCCCATTCTCACGAAGATGATATTGTTAAAAGGATTGAAGAAAGACTTTCAGTTTGGACTTTCCTTCCTAAAG AGAACAGCAAGCCTTTACAAATAATGCAATACGGGCTTGGGAAAGATAGTCAGAACATGGATTATTTCACAAACAAAACTGATTTGGAATTAACCGGACCTTTGATGGCAACGATTGTTCTATATCTCTCGGATTCTACTCAAGGGGGTCAAATTATCTTTCCCGAATCAGTT ATCAAGAGTAGCAGCTGGTCGAATTGTAGGAATACTAGTGACATTCTCCAACCAGTAAAAGGGAATGCAGTTCTGTTTTTCTCTCGTAACCTAAATACATCGCCCGACAGAACTAGCTTCCACGCTAGATGCCCTGTCCTTAAAGGCGATATGTGGTCTGCTGTTAAATTCTTCTATGCAAAATCAGTCAATGGAGAGGAAATCTCAACTACACCAGATGGAGATGAATGTACTGATGAGGATGATAATTGTCCCGCTTGGGCGGCTACGGGAGAATGTCAAGGAAACCCTGTCTTCATGATTGGATCTCCGGATTACTATGGTACATGTAGGAAAAGCTGTAATGCATGCTCTGATTAG
- the LOC131653127 gene encoding probable prolyl 4-hydroxylase 12 isoform X1: MSSLSLLLTLSLLLTTSFSHSSRKELRDKDENVFHRNSVYYSNRIDPSRVVQISWQPRLFLYKGFLSHNECDYLMSLAYSVKDKSSPYVAHSHEDDIVKRIEERLSVWTFLPKENSKPLQIMQYGLGKDSQNMDYFTNKTDLELTGPLMATIVLYLSDSTQGGQIIFPESVIKSSSWSNCRNTSDILQPVKGNAVLFFSRNLNTSPDRTSFHARCPVLKGDMWSAVKFFYAKSVNGEEISTTPDGDECTDEDDNCPAWAATGECQGNPVFMIGSPDYYGTCRKSCNACSD; this comes from the exons ATGTCCTCACTTTCCCTTCTTCTCACCCTCTCGCTTCTTCTAACCACCTCTTTCTCGCATAG CAGCAGGAAAGAACTACGGGACAAAGATGAAAATGTGTTCCACCGAAATTCTGTTTATTATTCCAACAGAATTGATCCCTCACGTGTTGTCCAAATCTCCTGGCAACCAAG GCTATTTCTTTACAAAGGCTTTCTCTCACATAACGAGTGTGACTACCTTATGTCTCTG GCTTATTCTGTAAAAGATAAATCATCACCATATGTTGCCCATTCTCACGAAGATGATATTGTTAAAAGGATTGAAGAAAGACTTTCAGTTTGGACTTTCCTTCCTAAAG AGAACAGCAAGCCTTTACAAATAATGCAATACGGGCTTGGGAAAGATAGTCAGAACATGGATTATTTCACAAACAAAACTGATTTGGAATTAACCGGACCTTTGATGGCAACGATTGTTCTATATCTCTCGGATTCTACTCAAGGGGGTCAAATTATCTTTCCCGAATCAGTT ATCAAGAGTAGCAGCTGGTCGAATTGTAGGAATACTAGTGACATTCTCCAACCAGTAAAAGGGAATGCAGTTCTGTTTTTCTCTCGTAACCTAAATACATCGCCCGACAGAACTAGCTTCCACGCTAGATGCCCTGTCCTTAAAGGCGATATGTGGTCTGCTGTTAAATTCTTCTATGCAAAATCAGTCAATGGAGAGGAAATCTCAACTACACCAGATGGAGATGAATGTACTGATGAGGATGATAATTGTCCCGCTTGGGCGGCTACGGGAGAATGTCAAGGAAACCCTGTCTTCATGATTGGATCTCCGGATTACTATGGTACATGTAGGAAAAGCTGTAATGCATGCTCTGATTAG
- the LOC131650762 gene encoding uncharacterized protein LOC131650762: protein MSTNDRIPSNLPILDSKNYDKWSKQMKVLFEYQEVLDIVNNGVTPLGAEPTAAHQATFREEKKKDYKALFLIHSCVDGDNFEKVGDCESAKQAWLILEKAYVGAAKAKVVRFDNIVVAIEESKDLTSLSKDELQSSLEAHEQRMDERGSDKAKAELALQVRFNERSKGSKGKQGDGESKHSKGQKGESSNSNGYGDRSNARGGKPRDMSKVQCWKCKKLGHFQSKCGAKQLETKGDEAKVVRQEVDDEATLLMMITDECDGMTEVLDITCKSRDSSCSSAEKATVLSSEQNVMILVRDGTQGKEEWYLDSGCYNIRLEDKILRVVDASGVLILKAPMATNRTFKVELKVLEHRCLATAASREDWLWHYRLGKQHKGSFSKDAGHRTNAHLEVVYSDVCGPMQVDTFGGNRYFVTFIDDFSRKLWTYVIKRKDEVFDVFKRFKSMAERKCGRKLKVLKTDGGGEYTSVAFGKYCDDEGIVREVVPPYTPQQNGIAERKNRSIMNMVRSMLSGKNLPKELWGEAVSTATYLLNRCPTKKLEKLTPEEAWCGFKPNLSHLRVFGS from the exons ATGAGTACTAATGATCGAATCCCATCCAATTTACCGATTCTTGATTCGAAGAATTACGACAAGTGGTCTAAACAAATGAAGGTCTTGTTTGAATATCAAGAAGTTCTCGATATCGTCAACAATGGTGTCACACCTCTTGGGGCTGAACCTACAGCTGCACATCAAGCCACTTtcagggaagagaagaagaaagattacaaagctcTCTTCTTGATACACTCTTGTGTCGATGGTGATAATTTCGAAAAGGTCGGTGATTGCGAGTCCGCGAAGCAAGCTTGGTTAATTCTTGAGAAAGCATATGTTGGGGCTGCGAAGGCGAAggttgtgag ATTCGACAACATTGTGGTTGCTATTGAAGAGTCGAAGGATCTTACGTCGCTGAGCAAGGATGAGCTTCAAAGTTCCCTAGAagcacatgaacaaagaatggacgaGAGAGGAAGCGATAAGGCAAAGGCGGAGTTAGCTTTGCAAGTTCGTTTCAATGAAAGGAGTAAAGGTTCGAAAGGGAAACAAGGCGATGGTGAATCTAAACATTCGAAGGGACAAAAGGGTGAGAGCAGCAACTCAAATGGTTATGGTGATCGAAGCAACGCGAGAGGTGGAAAACCAAGAGATATGAGCAAAGTACAATGCTGGAAATGTAAGAAACTTGGGCATTTTCAATCAAAGTGTGGTGCTAAACAGCTTGAAACTAAAGGGGATGAAGCCAAGGTTGTTAGGCAAGAGGTGGATGATGAAGCCACACTCTTAATGATGATTACCGATGAGTGTGACGGCATGACAGAGGTGCTGGACATCACCTGCAAGTCACGGGACAGCAGCTGCAGCAGTGCAGAAAAAGCGACAGTTTTAAGTtcggaacaaaatgtgatgatttTGGTTCGTGATGGAACTCAAGGCAAAGAGGAGTGGTACTTAGACTCCGGAT GTTACAACATACGGTTGGAAGATAAGATCTTGCGGGTTGTTGATGCTAGTGGTGTGTTGATCCTAAAGGCTCCCATGGCTACCAATAGGACTTTCAAAGTTGAGCTGAAAGTATTGGAGCATAGGTGCTTAGCTACAGCTGCAAGTAGAGAGGATTGGTTATGGCATTATCGTCTCG GAAAGCAACACAAAGGAAGTTTTAGCAAGGATGCGGGTCATAGGACCAATgcacaccttgaggtggtgtattccgaTGTTTGTGGACCTATGCAAGTGGACACATTTGGTGGCAATCGATATTTTGTCACGTTCATTGACGACTTTAGTAGAAAGTTGTGGACTTACGTcatcaagagaaaggatgaggtGTTTGATGTATTCAAGAGGTTTAAGTCCATGGCGGAGAGGAAATGCGGTCGCAAGTTGAAAGTTCTCAAAACGgacggtggaggtgagtatacctcAGTTGCGTTTGGGAAGTATTGTGATGATGAGGGTATAGTGCGTGAGGTTGTACCACCCTATACGCCGCAGCAAAATGGTATTGCCGAGAGGAAAAATCGCTCGATTATGAACATGGTTCGAAGCATGTTAAGCGGTAAAAATCTACCGAAGGAACTATGGGGAGAAGCGGTCTCTACAGCCACATACTTATTGAATCGTTGTCCTACGAAGAAGCTTGAGAAGCTTACACCGGAAGAGGCTTGGTGTGGATTCAAACCGAATCTAAGTCATTTGCGTGTATTCGGTTCGTAG